Within the uncultured Draconibacterium sp. genome, the region CTCGAAAGCTTTTACCGTTTTTATCTTTTCGTTGTCGCTTTCAAAAACTTCTTCAATAACCGTGTTGCTCGGATTCAGATCAGGAATCTGCTCGAAATAGCCCATTTTTACGTCGTTGGTGAGTGTGATCACACCTTCGTCGGGCGAATCTTTTCCGGCAAGAAGATCAAGCAGGGTAGACTTTCCTGTTCCGTTCTTTGCAATGAGTGCAACTTTTGCTCCTTCAAAAACTGTAAAGGATATATCTTCGAATAGCATCAACTCTCCCCAACGTTTCGAGAGGTTTTCAGCTTGTAAAAATGGTTTCATGATTTACGATTTGTTTTGCGAAGAATCGTCTTTTTGTTCTTCTTGTAAGGCCACGCTGTCTTTGTAATCAAACAACATATTCAGGAAAGTAGGAATATTTTTGGCCGTGGCACTGTTTGGCGAATTACTCAAAATTGCAATGCCAATATCTTCCTGATCGCAAAGGGCAATTTCTGCTTTGTAGCCCAAAACATATCCGCCGTGATAGGCAATTTCGCGACCTTTGTAATCAACGATTCGCCAGCCGATACCATAACGTTTTGATTTTACATCGCGGCCCCAGCTTCTGAAATAGGTGCGTTTTAACGGCGAATTTACCTGTGGAGTAAAAACAGTTTGACGTGCTTTTGTGTCGAATAGCTCCGAATTATCATCGGTTAAAGTGCACAGAAAATGACCAAGATCTGAAATGCTGGCATTAACACCGGCGGCCGGAGCTGTGGTGTAATAGCGGTCGTTTAAACGCATCGGGCTGTAACGATTGTGCCCGCGATTGTAATGTGGATATGCTTTGTTATTGTTGTTTTTAAAATCTTCAAAATTCACCGAAGCATCAGCCATTCCAAACGGTTGGAATAACTTTTCTTTTATCACAGATTCGAAAGTCTGGTGTGTTTTTGCACAGGTAATCGGATCGTAAATGCTGTAAACCACATTTTGGTATCCATAAAGTTGCCCGGGAGCAGCGGTAAGATCAACCTGGTCTAATCGCTCGATAATCTGTTCCAGCGGCACTTTGTCCTCTACCATAAGATCGTAAGCGTGTGGAATCAAGCCGGAAGTGTGGCTCAGTAAATGCCGAACGGTAAGCTGATTCGTGTATTCCGGATTTTTTAGTTTGAAATTGGGGAGATAGTCAACAATGCGGTCGTCGAGTTTTACAATATTTTTTTCATCAAGAATTCCTGCTAAAACTCCGGTTACTGATTTTGAAACCGAAGCCAGGCGAAAAACAGTATTTTCGTTTACCGGATTTTTCTCACCGGCTTTTCGAACGCCAAAACATCGCACCAGCGCAATTTTTCCTTTGTAGGTAATTACTACTGCGGCTCCAACAGTACCCGATTCCTTTAAGTTTTTTTCCAGTAAACTATCGAAACGTGTAACTGTATTTTCAATTTCAACAACGGGATTATACTCGGGCTCAACAATAGCAACCTTCTGTGGAACTTGCGCTTCTGCCTTTTCTGTTCCTACGAACGACTGTAATTTGAAAGCCAGAATTGCCAACCCAACTACCACCACAGCAACATAAATTCTTCTCTTCAAAACGATTCCTCCTTCACAATTTCAAACAAAAATAAAATTTATCTGCTTGATTTTTAGGTGAAGCCGATTTTTCTGGACATTTTTTATTCACGATTTGATATTAATAACCTGTTAGATTGAAAAAAGCCGGGATGAACCGGCTTTTTATTTTGCTGTTTAATTATTACTTAAAATCATTTCGTAAAAGGGGAGAAATGATGCTTAAGCATTTGTAATATATGACTGCGTTTTATCAATTCTGTTACACCTTAAGTGCAAAAAAATCGCTTATTTTTGAAAAAAATTAAAAAATGAGAAAGAAAGAACTCTTTGAATACATCATAGACTATTTTGAAAAATCAATGCCAATTGCTGAAACAGAGCTCGATTACGGAAATCCGTTTGAGTTAATTGTTGCTGTGGTTTTATCGGCTCAATGCACCGATAAACGGGTAAATAAAATTACTCCTGAATTGCTGAAACGTTTTCCAACACCATATAAAATGGCAGAGGTGGAGCCGGCAGAAGTTTTCGATTATATAAGAAGTTGCTCGTATCCGAATAATAAAGCCAAACATCTGGTTGGGATGGCGCAAAAGCTTATTGAATTATTTGATGGAGAAGTTCCGAGTGATGTTGATGACCTGCAAAAATTACCCGGTGTTGGCCGTAAAACGGCCAATGTTATTGCCTCGGTAGTTTATAATAAACCGGCGCTGGCCGTTGATACCCATGTTTTTAGAGTTGCTGCTCGTATTGGATTAAGTACAAATGCAAAAACGCCTTTGGCAACCGAGCAGCAGTTAATGAAATACATTCCTGAAGAATTGGTGCCAAAAGCACATCACTGGCTGATTTTGCACGGACGTTACACGTGCCTGGCACGCAAACCCAAATGCGAGAAATGCGGATTGACAGAAGTTTGTAAGTTTTATAAAAAGGAAGTACAGAAATAATTTCTGAATCCTTTGCTCCATTTTTTTATTTGGTTGATTCTAATTCATTGGCAGTTTCCTGAATTATTTCCCAGGCTTGCTTTACGTGCTTCTCTTCAATGTGGGTTTGCCCGATATTCATACGAAGCACAACCTGGCCATTTAGTTTGGTGTGTGTGAAAAAGATTTTTCCGGATTCGTTGATGGTATTCATTAGTTTTAGGTTAAAAGCATCGTCTGATTTGTGGCGGAAACAAACCAGGTTCATCGTTGTTGGAACAAACACTTCAAAATCTTCTGAAGCTTTTACGCGATTCTCAAATTCTTTGGCCAGACGCACATGTTCGCGAATAAGATACTGAAGTCCTTCAACGCCGTAGTGACGAATTACAAACCAAAGTTTTAGCGCTCTGAAACGTCGCCCCAGTTGAATGTGCCAGTCACGGTAATCAAACACTTCTCCGGATTCGGTGGCTTTGTTTCGTAAATACTCCGGCAGAATGGAAAATGTATTGATGAGTTCGTGTCGATTGGCTACCCAAAAAACGTTACAGTCGAAATTGGTAAACATCCATTTGTGTGGATTAAAACTGTAACTGTCGGCCAATTCAACGCCATTGGCTAAATATCTGAATTCAGGACAAAGCATGGCTGTTCCTAATGAGGCGGCATCAATATGAAACCAGCATTTCTCTTGTTTACAGATTCTTCCAATTTCGGGTAGTGGATCGATTGCAGTTGATGAAGTTGTGCCAATGGTTCCGCAAACAAAAAATGGAATTAATCCTTTAGTGCGGTCTTGTTGTATTTGTTTTTCGAGCAAGTCTGTTCGCATCGAACAGTTTTCGTCTGCATCAATTAATCGCAAGTTGGCACGGCCGATTCCCGTAATTTTAATTCCTTTTTCAACAGAAGAGTGCGTTTGTGAAGAGACATACGCTACTAACTTTTTTTTCAGCCCGTCTTCGTTGGTTTTAAAATCCGTAACTCTTTCCCTTGCTGCAATTATTGCCGTTAGGGCGGCTGTTGATGCTGTATCTTGAATAACGCCGCCACCCGACGACGTTGACCGGAATTGTTCGGGCATGTCCATCATATCTGCCAGCCAGTCGAGGACTCTTGTTTCAACTTCGGTAGCAGCCGGACTGGTTGCCCATAACATTCCCTGCACGCCAAGTCCCGAGGAAACTAAATCTCCTAAAATTGAGGGAAAAGAAGTGTTGGCATTAAAATAGGCGAAAAAGTTGGGCGACTGCCAGTGCGTAATTCCCGGCATAATTTTTTCATCCAGGTCTTTAATCATTTCATCGATGCTTTCACCTTGTTGAGGTGCAGCATCAGGTAAAGAATTAATTATGTCGCCGGGTTTTACCTGCGAAAGAACAGGATAATCTTCTATCTGTTCGTAATAATCAGCAATCCAGTCGATTATTTTTTTGCCTTCTTTCCGGAACTGTTCCGGGCTCATATGAACGTTTTTCTTTTCCAATTTTTTGTGGTTTAGATTTTTAAAATGACTTTCGTGAAAAGGGATAACTATTAATACCTGACTTCAAAGTCGGTGTATGTTTCTATTACCTGAAGTTCGGCGTGGTGAACGCTTTTTACCAGAGAAAGGGGAGGCCCAACCCAAAGGTAATCGACCAGCGTTTTTACGGCCGGTTCGCTTCCTTGTGCCAGAACCATCACTCCACCATCGACCGTATTTCGCACCCAACCAGTAACATTTAGTAGTTTGGCCTGTTGCTGCACGTAGTAACGAAAACCAACTCCCTGAACCCGACCGGTAACTCTTATTTCGTATTGAAACGTAATTCCGTTATTCATATGTCGTAAAAATAATAAGAAAGAGCGTGAACAGAAATACACGGAGGAACATTTTATTTTCTTCCCTGGTATTGCAGACCGAAAAGTCTGGTGTGCGGATAGAAATTTCCGATAAGTTCTATTTTTGTAATGAATTTCTTTCCAGGAGTGAGCGCATTCATGTTAGCGATAGCAAAAAGCCGACAAAAAACTTTCATCACTTCCAAATTTTTAGAAATTGTCTGTCTAATAGCCAAAAACTCCTCGTTAGTTTTCAGGTCATCCTTTTAAAAAGTGAGAATCTTCTCAAAAAAAGGGAGCCGATTCCTTAAAAAAACGAGGATAATGAATGTTTTTACTGGCCGGCTTATGTAAACAGTGCTTAATTTTTAAAAGCTTCTACATTTTCCGGTTGTACCAGTGCCCAAATTGAATAAACACCAATACCTGTTCCAATGGGGAAACTAAACAGATTCAGCACTGAAATAATAAGTGTGAGAATACGTGCCCATTCTTTTCGTTTGAATAAACCTATTCCGGCGAGTATTCCCGGCAAGCTCACGATAAGTGCAATAATCATAATTACGTTGGCGATGATTGAAAGTACAAATTCGGCGTCTTGATCATCAGCAAAATCGCCGATTACGTGAAACAGTGCAAAAATGGCTCCGGCTATGATTAGCCCTAGAATGCTGTAGACGATTTGTAGTGTTGCAACTACATTAATGTGTTTTTCCATGACTTGTTTGTTTTTTGTTATCATGAATTTACAAAATAGACTTGTGAAGTGGTGAAACTTTTAGATGAACGGCAACAATTTGCCGTTAAATTAGTTATTTAGATAGGGTTAGTTAATGAGAAAACTTTAATTTTGCAACGCAAAGTTTCAAAGCGATTACGATATGGAAATTTTAAAAGTAGTTTTATTGGCAGTTGCCTTGCTGGGCATAGGAATGTTGGGAATGGCGATGAGGATTGTTTTTCTTAAAGGAGGAAAATTCCCGAATACGCACGTTGGAGGAAACTCACATTTAAAGAAAAACGGTGTTTATTGTGCAACCACGCAAGATAAGATTGCACAGCGCGACGCCCGAAAAGAGTTGCAATTCAAAAAACTGAATTTGATAACAGATACAGAAGCCGGTAAATAACCGGCTTTTTTATTCAGTGAGACCCAGATTACAGGAGAGAAACGAACTGTAATCTGATAGTCGAACTAATCCCGATAGCGGAGCGTATCAGGATAAATGAGTTAATACTCCGATGCTTGATCGTTTTTAACTAAATTCCATATTGATACTTCGTTAGCTTGTTACGAGGTTGTTCATTTTCTGAGCATTTCTCCAAAACCTTCCGACATATAAACCTGATTTTCACCATTGTCGTCAGCATAAATAAAATAGATTTCCATTCCCGGTATCTGGCGTGCAATTTCAATACCTACATCTTTTCCAAGCACCATAAAAGCGGTGGCAAAAGCATCGGCGGTCATACAATCGTTGGCAACAACCGAAGCGCTTAACAAACTGTGTTGTACCGGGTAGCCTGAAATCGGATCGATGGTGTGCGCATATTTTTTACCGTCTTCTTCGTAAAAGTTCAGGTAATTCCCTGATGTTGCCATAGCACGGTTTTCAAGCATTAATGCTGCGCTTAATTCATTCTCGAATGGATTTTCGATAGGTTCGCGAATCCCAATTGTCCAAACTTTACTTTTATCATTCACTCCTTTCGCTACAACTTCACCGCCAATATCAACCATATAGTTTAGGCAGCCTTTCTTTTGCAGAAATTTACCGATCAAATCGCAGGTATACCCTTTTGCAATGGCGCTCATATTTATTGTCATGTGCGGATTCTCTTTTACGACTTTGTCATTTTCGAGGCGGATCTTTTTATAGCCACAAATTTGTTTTAACGAATCAACTTTTTCATCTGTCATTTTTTGTCGGTCTTCAGGTCCAAATCCCCACGCGTTAATCAGCGGGCCGGCCGTAATATCAAAAGCACCATTTGTAATTTTTGCAATTTCCTCAGCTTTTAAGAAGCTGGTTACAAATTCCGGTTCAAGCTCAACAGGAGCGTTGTTATTTACTTTCGTAATAGTAGCCTCTTTGTCGTAATGCGAAAAAATGTGCGACAAGCGTTGCAGTTCTTCATCAATAGCAGTTTGCAGATCTTCGCCGTTTGGGCTTTCGTATTTAATATTGTAGTAGGTGCCGTAAATTGTTCCGTTATTGGCAATGTATTTCGATGTGCCTGTATTACAGGCTTGAAGAATAAGGATTAATCCAATAAGGAGAAGTATTCGCTGATTCATTTTTATGCATTTGAATTTGCTGCGAATTTAGAAAATTTATGCGCAAAGGGTGGTGTTAAGGGAGGGAAACTACAGAAGTTTTAAGGAAGTTGCTGGTTATCGCTCAGTTATAGAATTAATCAAACGGTTAAGTTTTTTTCTTAGATCGATCAATTCTTCAACCGAGATTTTGTCGGTGTCGAGTCGGGCGGCCAGCTTTCCCGGTATTTCCGCTGCTTGATTGCGTAACTTGTGGCCTTTGTCTGTCAGGCTAACCGTTACTTTTCGTTCATCCTCTTCCGAGCGTGTTCGTTTTACAATTCCCTGCACTTCCATTCGTTTTAAAAGTGGAGTAATGGTGTTGGTGTTCAGGATCAGTCTTTTGGCAATTGTATTTACGGGCATGGAATCGTGTTCCCAAAGTACCATTAAAACCAGGTATTGCGGGTAAGTAATTCCCAGTTCATCAAGCATTGGCTGATACGTGCGCGTTATCAAACGCGAAGCTGCATAAATAGGGAAACAAAGCTGGTTACTGAGTTTTAAATGTTCGAACTCCATGTTGACTATAATTTTGTGTAAATATAAAAAATGAAGTCGCTGCAGCGTTTCAACAGCGGCTTCATTTATAGCGATTAATTCTCGCTATTTTTCTTCATTTAATTCTGCAAAAGTTTTGCGATGTGCCCTTCCAGTTTTTCCGGTTTTGTGGTTGGGGCAAATCGTTTTACCGGATTTCCTTCGGCATCGATCAGAATTTTCGTAAAATTCCATTTGATCTTACTGCCAAAAGTTCCACCCAGTTCTTTTTTCAGGTATTTGTAAATGGGGTGTGCATTTTCTCCGTTTACATCTATTTTTGAGAACATGGGGAAAGTCACCCCGTAGTTAAGCAGGCAGCCTTCAGCAATTGATTTTTCATCTCCCGGTTCTTGGTTCGCAAACTGGTTGCACGGAAATCCAAGAATCACTAATCCTTTGTCTTTGTAATCTTTGTACAGTTTTTCCAGCCCTTCAAACTGCGGTGTTAATCCACATTTACTGGCGGTGTTCACTACTAAAATAGTTTTCCCTTTGTAACTGTCCATGGCAACTTCTTTGCCCTGCAAATTTGTTGCTTTAAATTGATAAAAATTGTTTTCCATTATTTAATTGTCTCCTTATTTGTTTTTTATAAAAACATCGCACACGATATAAATGTAGAAATAATGTTTTATATCGCTTGCGATATAAAATAAATTTTAATAAAAGGAAAGGATTAATTCATATTTCAAAAAACTGTTCGTACTTTTGCGAACAACGAACAATGAACCTCCTATCTTCGTTCCTCAGATTATCCCCCTGAAGGGGGAATCGCAAAAAAGATAGGTTAACAGGTGAATAAAAAAATGGAGAATAATAGATGGAAGTACAAATAATTTCAGATCAACAGCAAAAAATAGCCCGTTATGCAAAAGCGTTAGGACATCCGATACGTGTGTATGTATTGCAATTGCTGGGTAAGCAGAGTTGTTGTTACAGTGGCGATTTAAGTGATGAGCTGCCTATTGCTAAGTCAACTTTATCGCAACATTTAAAAGAATTAAAGGATGCGGGATTGATTCAGGGCGAAATTGAAGCTCCTCGTATTAAATACTGCGTAAACAAAGAGAACTGGGCAGAAGCGCAGGAGTTGTTTAAAGATTTTCTGAAAATAGATTAAAAAATTTATGCAAATAGTTCGTGTTTTGGCGAACAATAAATCAAAAAACCAAAAGTAAAAATGGAGATAAAAGTGTTAGGAACCGGCTGTGCAAAATGCAAGAAGCTGGAAGAAAGAACAAGAAATGCCGTAAGTGAATTGGGCGTTGAGGCGTCGATCGAGAAAGTGGAAGACATTTATAAGATCATGCAGTTTGGTGTGATGAACACGCCGGCGCTGGTAGTTGACGGGAAAGTTGTAATGAGTGGACGACTTCCGGGAGATAAAGAATTGAAAGAACTGTTGTCGTAGTAATTAGTGCCTACAAGAAAACATACAAAAGCCTAAGTCTTTGATAAGAAAACGTCAAAGACAAGGCTTTCTAAGGTCTGAAAATCAGGGAGTTTACTTTCGTAAATGACTGTTTTCAAACCGAGAGTAATGTGGTATTTGGCGTTTTCTTGCAAAGACTAATTAACGACAAAAACCGATTTAGTAATAAAAAATATCAACAACCTTTAACAGAAATGTTATGAAGAAATTAATTAGTATTTTAAGTATTTTGCTGTTTGTTGGCGCAATATCTGC harbors:
- a CDS encoding serine hydrolase domain-containing protein, which translates into the protein MKRRIYVAVVVVGLAILAFKLQSFVGTEKAEAQVPQKVAIVEPEYNPVVEIENTVTRFDSLLEKNLKESGTVGAAVVITYKGKIALVRCFGVRKAGEKNPVNENTVFRLASVSKSVTGVLAGILDEKNIVKLDDRIVDYLPNFKLKNPEYTNQLTVRHLLSHTSGLIPHAYDLMVEDKVPLEQIIERLDQVDLTAAPGQLYGYQNVVYSIYDPITCAKTHQTFESVIKEKLFQPFGMADASVNFEDFKNNNNKAYPHYNRGHNRYSPMRLNDRYYTTAPAAGVNASISDLGHFLCTLTDDNSELFDTKARQTVFTPQVNSPLKRTYFRSWGRDVKSKRYGIGWRIVDYKGREIAYHGGYVLGYKAEIALCDQEDIGIAILSNSPNSATAKNIPTFLNMLFDYKDSVALQEEQKDDSSQNKS
- a CDS encoding metalloregulator ArsR/SmtB family transcription factor, with the translated sequence MEVQIISDQQQKIARYAKALGHPIRVYVLQLLGKQSCCYSGDLSDELPIAKSTLSQHLKELKDAGLIQGEIEAPRIKYCVNKENWAEAQELFKDFLKID
- a CDS encoding MarR family transcriptional regulator produces the protein MEFEHLKLSNQLCFPIYAASRLITRTYQPMLDELGITYPQYLVLMVLWEHDSMPVNTIAKRLILNTNTITPLLKRMEVQGIVKRTRSEEDERKVTVSLTDKGHKLRNQAAEIPGKLAARLDTDKISVEELIDLRKKLNRLINSITER
- a CDS encoding FAD:protein FMN transferase, which translates into the protein MNQRILLLIGLILILQACNTGTSKYIANNGTIYGTYYNIKYESPNGEDLQTAIDEELQRLSHIFSHYDKEATITKVNNNAPVELEPEFVTSFLKAEEIAKITNGAFDITAGPLINAWGFGPEDRQKMTDEKVDSLKQICGYKKIRLENDKVVKENPHMTINMSAIAKGYTCDLIGKFLQKKGCLNYMVDIGGEVVAKGVNDKSKVWTIGIREPIENPFENELSAALMLENRAMATSGNYLNFYEEDGKKYAHTIDPISGYPVQHSLLSASVVANDCMTADAFATAFMVLGKDVGIEIARQIPGMEIYFIYADDNGENQVYMSEGFGEMLRK
- a CDS encoding thioredoxin family protein, translating into MEIKVLGTGCAKCKKLEERTRNAVSELGVEASIEKVEDIYKIMQFGVMNTPALVVDGKVVMSGRLPGDKELKELLS
- a CDS encoding acylphosphatase, coding for MNNGITFQYEIRVTGRVQGVGFRYYVQQQAKLLNVTGWVRNTVDGGVMVLAQGSEPAVKTLVDYLWVGPPLSLVKSVHHAELQVIETYTDFEVRY
- the nth gene encoding endonuclease III; amino-acid sequence: MRKKELFEYIIDYFEKSMPIAETELDYGNPFELIVAVVLSAQCTDKRVNKITPELLKRFPTPYKMAEVEPAEVFDYIRSCSYPNNKAKHLVGMAQKLIELFDGEVPSDVDDLQKLPGVGRKTANVIASVVYNKPALAVDTHVFRVAARIGLSTNAKTPLATEQQLMKYIPEELVPKAHHWLILHGRYTCLARKPKCEKCGLTEVCKFYKKEVQK
- a CDS encoding pyridoxal-dependent decarboxylase; this encodes MEKKNVHMSPEQFRKEGKKIIDWIADYYEQIEDYPVLSQVKPGDIINSLPDAAPQQGESIDEMIKDLDEKIMPGITHWQSPNFFAYFNANTSFPSILGDLVSSGLGVQGMLWATSPAATEVETRVLDWLADMMDMPEQFRSTSSGGGVIQDTASTAALTAIIAARERVTDFKTNEDGLKKKLVAYVSSQTHSSVEKGIKITGIGRANLRLIDADENCSMRTDLLEKQIQQDRTKGLIPFFVCGTIGTTSSTAIDPLPEIGRICKQEKCWFHIDAASLGTAMLCPEFRYLANGVELADSYSFNPHKWMFTNFDCNVFWVANRHELINTFSILPEYLRNKATESGEVFDYRDWHIQLGRRFRALKLWFVIRHYGVEGLQYLIREHVRLAKEFENRVKASEDFEVFVPTTMNLVCFRHKSDDAFNLKLMNTINESGKIFFTHTKLNGQVVLRMNIGQTHIEEKHVKQAWEIIQETANELESTK
- a CDS encoding glutathione peroxidase, encoding MENNFYQFKATNLQGKEVAMDSYKGKTILVVNTASKCGLTPQFEGLEKLYKDYKDKGLVILGFPCNQFANQEPGDEKSIAEGCLLNYGVTFPMFSKIDVNGENAHPIYKYLKKELGGTFGSKIKWNFTKILIDAEGNPVKRFAPTTKPEKLEGHIAKLLQN